The following are from one region of the Serinus canaria isolate serCan28SL12 chromosome 8, serCan2020, whole genome shotgun sequence genome:
- the NPHS2 gene encoding podocin, which produces MRMEKRSRSSSRESHRRRRESPAVQGKREKRESSREAGKGKGDGKQEKAKETKSTAGSDGRVHTSTVVDVDGVVSDEEMEAMALLDSEQQEEGVKSPGLGVCEWLLTILSFLFIMLTFPISVWFCMKVVREYERAIVFRLGHLLPGRAKGPGLFFFLPCLDTYHKIDLRLKTLEIPFHQVVTKDMVTLEIDAVCYYRLENASLLLTTLTSVSSAIQLLVQTTTKRLLAHQAFSELLLERKNISQEIKVALDAVTGCWGIKVERVEINNVQLPAELQQSLAVEAEAQRQAKVRVIAAEGEKAASESLRMAAEILSSAPAAAQLRYLHALHSLTTEKPAAFILPLPLDAMNLVSSATHSSPAVSSLLTGATKLPENPKDKKDSPML; this is translated from the exons ATGAGGATGGAGAAGAGGTCTCGGAGCTCTTCCAGAGAGTCTCACAGAAGACGCAGAGAgtccccagctgtgcagggcaaacgggagaagagagagagcagcagagaagctggcaaagggaagggagatggaaagcaggagaaagcCAAGGAGACCAAGAGCACTGCGGGGAGCGATGGTAGGGTGCACACCTCCACGGTGGTGGACGTGGATGGTGTGGTGTCTGATGAAGAAATGGAGGCAATGGCATTGCTGGATAGTGAGCAGCAAGAGGAAG GTGTAAAGTCTCCTGGTCTGGGTGTCTGTGAGTGGCTTTTGACCATCTTGTCTTTCCTGTTCATCATGCTGACCTTCCCCATTTCTGTCTGGTTCTGCATGAAG GTGGTGCGGGAGTATGAGAGAGCCATTGTTTTCCGACTCGGGCACCTCCTTCCTGGCAGAGCCAAAGGACCCG gccttttctttttccttccctgtttgGACACCTATCACAAGATAGACCTCCGCCTCAAAACCCTAGAGATCCCCTTCCATCAG GTGGTGACCAAAGACATGGTTACTTTGGAGATAGATGCTGTCTGCTACTACCGGTTGGAAAACGCCTCTCTTCTCCTCACCACGCTGACCAGCGTCTCCAGTGCCAtccagctgctggtgcagaCTACCACCAAGCGCCTCCTGGCACACCAAGCCTTCTCTGAGCTTCTGCTGGAGAGGAAGAACATCAGCCAGGAGATAAAG GTGGCTTTGGATGCGGTCACAGGCTGCTGGGGGATCAAAGTGGAGAGAGTAGAAAT CAACAACGTGCAGCTGCCTGCTGAACTCCAGCAGTCCCTGGCTGTGGAAGCAGAGGCCCAGAGACAGGCCAAAGTCCGG GTGATTGctgcagagggggaaaaggcTGCTTCCGAGTCCCTGCGGATGGCAGCTGAGATCCTGtccagtgctccagctgctgctcagctccgTTATCTCCATGCACTGCATTCCCTTACCACAGAGAAACCTGCTGCTTTCATCTTGCCCTTGCCTCTGGATGCCATGAACCTGGTCTCTTCAGCTACCCATAGCtctccagctgtgagcagcctcCTCACAGGTGCCACAAAGCTCCCAGAAAATCCAAAAGACAAGAAGGACTCGCCCATGCTCTGA